In Paenibacillus sp. FSL R7-0345, a single window of DNA contains:
- a CDS encoding autorepressor SdpR family transcription factor, with protein MNESFKALADPTRRQIIRLLREKDRTAGEIADYFRMTKPSISHHLSALKHAGLVQDERKGQFIVYSLDTTVLEEVLGWFLELTGAGKKGEAEPPAAGDLPGLKLQSDEEEL; from the coding sequence ATGAATGAATCTTTTAAGGCGCTGGCCGATCCAACCCGCCGGCAAATCATCCGGCTGCTGCGTGAAAAGGACCGTACCGCCGGAGAGATCGCCGATTATTTTCGGATGACTAAACCAAGCATCTCGCATCACCTGAGTGCATTAAAGCATGCCGGGCTGGTGCAGGATGAGCGTAAGGGGCAGTTTATCGTGTATTCACTCGATACGACCGTGCTTGAGGAGGTCCTGGGATGGTTTCTGGAACTGACCGGTGCCGGAAAAAAAGGTGAAGCTGAGCCGCCTGCAGCCGGGGATCTCCCCGGCCTGAAGCTCCAATCTGACGAGGAGGAATTGTGA
- a CDS encoding SdpI family protein, which produces MKDFRWKWQDTLIVVLGVLALGYAIINYSRLPEQLPAQFSITGEVNRYWPKSTIIIQGAFLGLVLPLAMQFIRRIDPKKDNYSKFPGAYKMIRLAIAVLMDAMLVLAVTKGLNPDFAAGKLAIAVVGVLFIALGNYMPQIKDNYFTGIKTPWTLASPEVWRKTHRFSGYMWVAAGIMLVLAAFLPQTLSISLIITALLVAVIVPYVYSWLVSQRMKV; this is translated from the coding sequence ATGAAGGATTTTAGATGGAAATGGCAGGATACCCTGATCGTTGTTCTCGGTGTGCTGGCGCTCGGGTACGCTATAATTAATTACAGCAGACTGCCGGAGCAGCTCCCTGCCCAGTTCAGCATTACAGGAGAAGTGAACAGGTATTGGCCGAAAAGCACGATTATTATTCAGGGTGCCTTCCTGGGTCTTGTCCTCCCCCTTGCTATGCAGTTCATCCGCCGGATTGATCCCAAGAAGGACAATTACAGCAAATTTCCCGGGGCGTATAAAATGATCCGTCTGGCTATAGCCGTCCTGATGGATGCAATGCTGGTGCTTGCTGTAACCAAAGGATTGAACCCGGATTTTGCTGCCGGCAAGCTTGCGATTGCGGTCGTCGGGGTGCTGTTCATCGCACTGGGAAACTATATGCCGCAGATAAAAGACAACTATTTCACCGGCATCAAGACACCATGGACGCTTGCTAGTCCTGAGGTCTGGCGCAAAACCCACCGCTTCTCCGGATATATGTGGGTAGCCGCCGGTATAATGCTGGTGCTCGCCGCTTTTCTGCCGCAGACGTTGTCCATTAGTCTGATCATCACTGCTTTGCTGGTTGCTGTCATTGTGCCTTATGTTTACTCGTGGCTTGTTTCGCAGCGGATGAAGGTGTAG